A single genomic interval of Syntrophobotulus glycolicus DSM 8271 harbors:
- a CDS encoding ABC transporter permease, with amino-acid sequence MKIDWKNLLWPAAFGIIFILAWQLGLFHKVLNLKPFQLPIPSEIVSTLWKNLPKALSDCGVTISGAIVGMVLGSLIGFMIAAIATFFPKWGYGGMILITAFNAVPIVALSPIMNLWFSTGMGQKIGVVTVVCMAAMAINAYGGLNNLKPFSLDLMHSVAADKWTIFKKLRLPNSLPYLFTAAKINIAASIIAAIISEYFAASTSGLGFGIKDNLRKAEMAMGWSYIVVASLAGVILYCIILLVERDAIKWHASQK; translated from the coding sequence TCTTTATCCTGGCCTGGCAACTGGGACTATTCCATAAAGTTTTAAATTTAAAGCCTTTTCAATTGCCGATTCCGTCGGAGATTGTTTCTACCCTTTGGAAGAACCTGCCGAAAGCGTTAAGTGACTGCGGAGTAACGATTTCCGGGGCAATTGTCGGGATGGTTTTGGGTTCGTTGATTGGGTTTATGATCGCGGCGATTGCAACATTTTTTCCGAAATGGGGCTATGGCGGAATGATATTAATCACCGCATTCAATGCAGTTCCGATTGTCGCCCTTTCCCCCATCATGAACTTGTGGTTTTCAACCGGGATGGGACAAAAAATCGGTGTTGTGACAGTGGTCTGTATGGCGGCAATGGCCATAAACGCTTATGGCGGCTTAAACAACTTAAAGCCTTTTTCCTTGGATTTGATGCACTCCGTAGCTGCGGACAAATGGACGATATTTAAAAAACTGCGTTTGCCAAATTCTCTTCCGTATCTTTTTACAGCGGCAAAAATCAATATCGCGGCATCGATTATTGCGGCAATCATCAGTGAGTATTTTGCGGCTTCGACTTCGGGATTGGGATTTGGGATTAAAGATAACCTGCGGAAAGCGGAGATGGCCATGGGATGGTCTTATATTGTTGTGGCTTCCCTGGCGGGCGTGATCCTTTACTGTATTATTCTGCTGGTCGAACGTGATGCTATAAAATGGCACGCTTCACAAAAATAA
- the cas7i gene encoding type I-B CRISPR-associated protein Cas7/Cst2/DevR encodes MKSKGLTLTIIFQAESANYGESVGNVAALKKISRDRGDQYTYISRQALRYNIAEQLGEDLAPVKAEGSGEKKVIQFSEEATIEHYPEIDFFGYLKTEKGTGGKKRSAKVRLSHAISLEPFHGDLDFLTNKGQADKIKENMNIAQAEIHRSYYRYTVTADLDQIGEDEVYDISLPGAERARRVKKLLDTLAFLYRDIRGRREDLKPLFAIGGVYDIKNPVFQNVVDVKNNTVNIAEIEGVLYDNIKEDTYCGVVENSFVNTGALKETLGASSMPAFFTKLKEKVDQYYEGR; translated from the coding sequence ATGAAAAGCAAAGGATTGACATTAACTATTATATTTCAAGCGGAGAGCGCCAATTATGGCGAAAGTGTGGGCAATGTGGCCGCTCTGAAAAAGATTTCCCGGGACCGGGGAGATCAGTACACGTATATATCCCGACAAGCGCTGCGCTACAATATTGCCGAACAGCTGGGAGAGGATTTGGCGCCGGTAAAGGCAGAGGGCAGCGGAGAAAAAAAGGTGATTCAATTTAGCGAAGAAGCTACCATTGAGCATTATCCGGAAATCGACTTTTTCGGTTATTTAAAGACAGAGAAGGGGACAGGAGGCAAGAAACGCAGTGCCAAAGTGCGGCTTTCTCATGCGATATCACTGGAACCTTTTCATGGTGACCTCGACTTCCTGACCAATAAAGGTCAGGCGGATAAGATTAAAGAGAATATGAATATCGCCCAGGCGGAAATTCATCGCTCCTATTACCGCTATACCGTCACAGCCGACCTGGATCAGATCGGTGAGGATGAGGTATATGACATCAGCCTGCCAGGTGCGGAAAGGGCGCGGCGGGTTAAAAAACTGCTGGACACGCTGGCCTTTTTGTATAGGGATATCCGCGGCCGCAGGGAAGATCTGAAACCGTTGTTTGCCATTGGCGGAGTTTATGATATCAAAAATCCCGTCTTTCAGAATGTGGTCGATGTGAAAAATAATACTGTCAATATCGCGGAGATTGAAGGGGTTCTTTACGACAATATCAAGGAGGACACCTATTGCGGCGTGGTGGAGAATAGTTTCGTCAATACCGGCGCCCTGAAAGAAACCCTTGGCGCTTCGTCCATGCCCGCGTTTTTCACCAAACTGAAGGAAAAGGTGGATCAGTACTATGAAGGCCGTTAG
- a CDS encoding ABC transporter substrate-binding protein has protein sequence MGKRKVLTGLLVVLLLAVLVISGCSSSPQASSDQGAQASGKLDKMTLQLKWLPQSQFMGYYVAQAKGYYKEQGIDLQILPGGSDIIPEQQVYNGVADVGVTWVSSLMKYQSQGWDLVHVGQIFQKSALLLVSKTSKGINSPADLKGKKVGSWFGGNEYEIYALLEANGLNKEKDLKLVQQDYTMNQLLNDQLDAASAMTYNEYGLLLEAGMKESDLHVIDMNDAKVAMLEDCLFVKSDWIAKNADLYQRFLKASIKGWQDACADPAVAGKTVYDADKSVSLDHQVYMAKEVAKLVEPQGFDPAKIGYTDMNAIKQTGDLAHKYGLLTKPAVISEDTFASKYWQQATGK, from the coding sequence ATGGGGAAAAGAAAAGTTTTGACAGGTCTCTTGGTTGTGCTTCTGTTAGCAGTCTTGGTTATCTCAGGATGTAGTTCCAGCCCCCAGGCAAGTTCAGATCAAGGAGCCCAGGCTTCGGGGAAACTTGACAAAATGACCCTTCAGCTTAAATGGCTGCCTCAATCACAATTCATGGGGTACTATGTCGCTCAGGCCAAAGGATATTACAAGGAACAAGGAATTGACTTGCAGATTCTTCCCGGCGGAAGCGATATTATCCCGGAACAGCAGGTATACAATGGGGTGGCTGATGTAGGGGTAACATGGGTTTCCAGCTTAATGAAATATCAGTCTCAGGGATGGGATCTTGTTCATGTCGGACAAATATTCCAGAAAAGCGCTCTGCTGCTGGTATCTAAAACCTCAAAAGGAATTAATTCGCCCGCGGATCTGAAAGGGAAAAAAGTTGGTTCCTGGTTTGGGGGAAATGAATACGAAATTTATGCTTTATTAGAAGCAAACGGACTGAACAAGGAGAAAGATCTCAAGCTGGTACAGCAGGATTACACCATGAACCAGCTGCTGAATGATCAGCTGGATGCCGCTTCAGCAATGACCTATAACGAATACGGACTACTTCTGGAAGCGGGAATGAAAGAGAGCGATCTTCATGTGATTGATATGAACGATGCCAAGGTTGCCATGCTCGAGGATTGCCTTTTTGTAAAATCGGATTGGATAGCAAAGAATGCCGATCTTTATCAACGCTTCCTCAAAGCTTCGATCAAAGGATGGCAGGATGCTTGCGCAGACCCCGCGGTAGCCGGTAAAACAGTTTATGACGCAGACAAGAGCGTTTCTCTGGACCATCAGGTATACATGGCCAAAGAAGTGGCGAAGCTTGTTGAACCACAGGGATTTGATCCGGCTAAAATTGGCTATACAGATATGAATGCCATAAAGCAAACCGGTGATCTGGCACACAAATACGGATTGTTAACGAAGCCTGCGGTAATCTCAGAAGATACCTTTGCCAGTAAATATTGGCAGCAGGCAACAGGAAAATAG
- the cas6 gene encoding CRISPR-associated endoribonuclease Cas6 — protein sequence MRIKVELETKEETLPLNYREKFLSYLKKIFEDHNRDIYQALYSSGANYKPLCSAIYFRPEVEIVKTGITLKSKRFVATFTTRDVMMGVHLINALLSRRNHWAPLADTGNQLKITAVTKVREHEMTDTAAFRILSPVVVRDHDQKEGRDWYLTFEDKLFEAVWKRNLKSELRTVLGRDAGHDVDGLNIKPIQLRKTVVLCYSIYLPCTIGTFALEGEPYLLDYLYKSGLGSKRSLGFGCLDIL from the coding sequence ATGCGGATTAAAGTGGAATTGGAGACGAAAGAAGAGACATTGCCCCTGAATTATAGGGAGAAGTTTCTGTCTTATTTGAAAAAAATTTTTGAGGACCATAACCGAGACATTTATCAGGCACTTTATAGCTCTGGGGCCAATTATAAACCCCTGTGTTCAGCCATTTATTTCCGGCCAGAAGTAGAAATTGTAAAAACAGGCATAACCTTAAAAAGCAAGCGCTTCGTTGCTACCTTTACCACGCGGGATGTGATGATGGGGGTGCATTTAATCAATGCCTTACTGTCCAGGCGCAACCACTGGGCCCCTTTAGCCGACACCGGAAACCAGCTTAAAATCACAGCAGTGACCAAGGTCCGGGAACATGAGATGACTGACACGGCGGCTTTTCGGATTCTTTCGCCCGTCGTGGTGCGGGATCATGACCAGAAAGAGGGCAGGGATTGGTATTTAACCTTTGAAGATAAGCTGTTTGAAGCGGTCTGGAAGCGCAATTTAAAGTCTGAACTGCGAACTGTTTTGGGACGGGATGCGGGCCACGATGTAGATGGACTGAACATCAAACCGATCCAGCTCAGGAAAACGGTAGTGCTCTGTTATTCAATTTATTTACCCTGTACCATTGGAACATTTGCGTTGGAGGGAGAGCCTTACTTACTGGATTATCTCTACAAATCGGGGCTGGGAAGCAAGCGTTCTTTAGGCTTTGGCTGCCTGGATATCTTGTAG
- the cas8a1 gene encoding type I-B CRISPR-associated protein Cas8b1/Cst1, which translates to MEEEILRLRLGDWQWNGAVIGFIRIVGRENVLFENESIKFSSKLLENFEEKYFAYFIKAYEKTLSWYKIVSFKEWLEAQEDDEFGTFVLKDLNALNEQIKTVKSLIKSNSYKAAYELMALGEDILVWEKELVSIKEPKSEQAFAADKPELIAKVRETFSTLRKIISYCESPEGKRYIRAKNIIYTVIKNAWNGVSFLNPQTKEKDVYLDYKAHFVDGAIAYLKQNKDKFKYHCFICDEPIKDMSLDLSFMNATGFDVARKSSHVWDFQNDIAVCPLCKLIYSCLPAGFTYVYDRGIYININTSVEDAYEVNYKIHHEVLRKEGNLRSIYPVLIGALHEQENAGASYELADIQVVRYEREAYRFNILSRKMLQLIFDSKDRLDSLINTSFAENKLTVRIYDEAISRIFNNQNLFTLIHRMLYDLLSDPSKCRFNGAHITHLLRINQRIYQTLGGMKMGCEDKDNALVREARTAGEQLKRYYYGKNAQHKLPGICYRLLNALKTSNQEMFLDVTLNCYLYVGFPVQRVHTDSLGQEKDFSTVGYAFVAALIDNSKSEDKGSSPVGEMEEEKK; encoded by the coding sequence ATGGAAGAGGAGATTTTACGCCTCAGACTGGGAGACTGGCAGTGGAACGGGGCAGTGATTGGGTTTATCCGCATTGTCGGCAGGGAAAACGTTCTCTTTGAAAATGAATCTATAAAATTTTCATCCAAACTTCTGGAAAACTTCGAGGAAAAGTATTTTGCTTATTTCATCAAGGCCTATGAGAAAACTTTATCATGGTATAAAATCGTCAGCTTTAAAGAATGGCTGGAAGCCCAGGAGGACGATGAGTTTGGGACATTTGTCCTTAAGGATCTTAACGCTTTGAATGAACAGATCAAAACCGTGAAAAGCCTGATCAAGAGCAACAGCTATAAAGCAGCCTATGAACTGATGGCACTGGGTGAAGATATCCTGGTTTGGGAAAAGGAATTGGTCTCCATCAAAGAACCGAAAAGCGAACAGGCTTTTGCGGCGGACAAGCCTGAATTGATCGCTAAGGTCAGGGAAACCTTCTCTACATTAAGGAAAATCATCTCTTATTGTGAAAGTCCGGAAGGGAAACGGTACATTCGGGCTAAGAACATTATTTACACCGTGATTAAGAATGCCTGGAACGGGGTCAGTTTCCTGAATCCCCAGACAAAAGAAAAAGATGTTTATTTGGATTACAAAGCGCATTTTGTGGATGGAGCCATCGCTTACCTCAAGCAGAATAAAGATAAATTCAAATATCACTGTTTTATTTGCGATGAGCCGATCAAGGATATGAGCCTTGACCTGAGCTTTATGAACGCCACCGGATTTGATGTAGCCAGAAAATCCTCTCATGTGTGGGATTTTCAAAACGATATTGCGGTCTGCCCCTTGTGCAAATTGATTTATTCCTGTTTGCCCGCCGGATTCACCTATGTTTACGACCGGGGGATCTATATCAATATCAATACGAGTGTGGAAGACGCTTATGAAGTTAACTACAAAATCCATCACGAGGTTCTCCGAAAGGAAGGAAATTTACGCTCCATTTATCCGGTTCTGATCGGAGCCCTGCACGAACAGGAGAATGCAGGTGCTAGCTATGAACTGGCCGATATCCAGGTGGTTCGTTATGAACGGGAGGCTTACCGGTTCAATATTTTGTCCCGCAAAATGCTGCAGCTTATTTTTGATTCAAAGGACAGGCTGGACAGTCTCATCAATACATCGTTTGCGGAAAATAAACTAACCGTCCGCATCTATGATGAAGCGATTTCCCGGATTTTTAACAATCAGAACTTATTTACCCTGATTCACCGCATGCTTTATGATCTGCTGTCCGATCCGTCCAAATGCCGCTTTAACGGAGCGCATATCACCCATTTATTAAGAATCAATCAACGGATTTACCAAACGTTAGGAGGGATGAAAATGGGGTGTGAAGATAAGGACAACGCCCTGGTCCGGGAGGCCAGAACAGCTGGAGAACAGTTAAAAAGGTACTATTATGGGAAAAATGCTCAGCATAAACTGCCGGGTATTTGCTATCGCTTACTTAATGCGCTAAAAACGTCCAATCAGGAAATGTTTTTGGATGTAACGTTGAATTGTTATCTTTATGTAGGTTTTCCAGTTCAGAGGGTACATACCGACTCGCTGGGACAGGAAAAGGATTTCAGCACTGTGGGATATGCTTTTGTTGCCGCCTTGATCGATAATAGCAAGAGCGAAGACAAAGGCAGCAGTCCGGTTGGGGAAATGGAGGAGGAGAAAAAATGA